A region from the Polaribacter sp. Hel1_33_78 genome encodes:
- a CDS encoding M20 family peptidase: MKSFKKVLLLLLSIVLIFVIYLVFNTLNFKTKQLNPDLIAVLKVNSSSKENFSKAIKIKTISPENKIDFDSIQFQHFSDFLKNTYPLADSLLEKKTFNSYSFLYKWMGSDLTLKPIILMAHLDVVPVIQENRANWKHDPFGGEIINDTIWGRGVIDHKVGVIGIMESLELLLKDGFLPKRSIYIAFGHDEEIGGVNGAIKIAQHLKEENIEAEFVLDEGGSIVQKLIPGIQKDVALIGIAEKGFVSLELSVSIEGGHSSMPERETAIDVLSNAIVKLKQNPFPALISPSIENFIDNLGPEMPFANKLVFANKSIFKSLITGIYEESASGNALVRTTTSPTIFNSGVKDNIIPLVASAVINFRIIPGETITTVTNRVINIINDKRITIKKGSFLSEPSKVSSTSSFGYKTLNKTILEIYPTALVAPYLLVGATDSRHFNAISDNIYRFSAIKLNKENIKSFHGLNERLPISDFENSIRFYHQLIKNSTSK; the protein is encoded by the coding sequence ATGAAATCATTTAAGAAAGTACTTCTACTATTATTATCAATAGTTTTAATTTTTGTGATCTATCTAGTTTTTAATACTCTAAACTTTAAGACAAAGCAACTAAATCCTGATCTGATTGCAGTTCTTAAAGTTAACTCATCTTCAAAAGAGAATTTCTCTAAGGCTATAAAAATAAAAACAATATCTCCTGAGAACAAAATAGATTTTGACTCGATTCAATTCCAACACTTTTCAGATTTTTTAAAAAACACTTATCCATTAGCAGATTCTCTTCTAGAAAAGAAAACGTTTAATTCATATAGTTTTCTATACAAATGGATGGGTTCAGATCTAACTCTTAAACCAATTATTTTAATGGCACATCTAGATGTTGTTCCTGTTATTCAAGAAAATCGAGCAAATTGGAAACACGATCCGTTTGGTGGAGAAATAATAAATGATACTATTTGGGGACGAGGAGTTATAGATCATAAAGTTGGTGTTATTGGCATTATGGAATCTTTAGAGCTTTTATTAAAGGATGGATTTCTACCAAAACGCAGTATTTATATTGCTTTTGGACATGATGAAGAAATAGGTGGTGTAAATGGTGCTATCAAAATTGCTCAACATTTGAAAGAAGAAAATATTGAAGCAGAATTTGTTTTAGATGAAGGAGGAAGTATTGTGCAAAAATTAATTCCAGGTATTCAAAAAGACGTTGCTCTTATAGGGATTGCAGAAAAAGGCTTTGTTTCTTTAGAATTATCAGTAAGCATAGAAGGTGGTCATTCATCAATGCCAGAGAGAGAAACGGCAATAGATGTACTCTCTAATGCTATAGTTAAACTTAAACAAAACCCTTTTCCAGCTTTAATTTCACCATCAATTGAAAATTTTATAGATAATCTAGGTCCAGAGATGCCATTTGCAAATAAATTAGTATTTGCAAATAAATCAATTTTTAAGTCTTTGATTACTGGCATATATGAAGAATCTGCTTCAGGCAATGCACTTGTAAGAACAACTACCTCGCCCACTATATTTAATAGTGGAGTTAAGGATAATATTATTCCGCTAGTAGCAAGTGCTGTCATAAATTTCAGAATTATTCCTGGAGAAACAATTACTACTGTTACAAATCGCGTCATTAATATTATAAATGATAAACGCATTACAATTAAAAAAGGTTCGTTTCTTTCCGAACCATCAAAAGTGTCGAGTACAAGTTCCTTTGGCTATAAAACACTTAATAAAACTATTTTAGAAATTTACCCAACTGCACTTGTTGCACCATACTTATTAGTAGGGGCAACAGATTCGAGACATTTCAATGCTATTTCTGATAATATTTATAGGTTTTCTGCGATCAAACTAAATAAGGAAAATATAAAATCTTTTCATGGATTGAACGAACGATTACCAATTAGTGATTTTGAAAATTCTATTCGCTTTTATCATCAATTAATAAAAAATAGTACTTCTAAATAA
- a CDS encoding DUF418 domain-containing protein — translation MIKKKFTPMSISKPIEPNKRIEIIDILRGFALLGIIFMNMSFFSGYIFMPFEELKQISNFGLDNKLYNLLEITVTGKFYTIFSILFAVGFYIQFNKNRDRTVDFLKTYRRRLFILFIIGILHTLFWYGDILLTYSIYGFILILFRNVKPTKLLRWSLFFLFAPLLLDFALLPFTEALLALNPANTNQTPIARTSYPDMLNVDVINIFREGSVSEIFKLNIHNFIWKQLSYIPSGGYFKFLGIFLLGYYLASVDFFKKTPKSTKLILTILISGIIITISSKLLGGNAYEVPTLQNIRYKFLSMVGQLLMSISYIMVIIKIAQTSIGKRVLKYLMPLGRTALTNYIIQTVLMIVIFYNFGFSLFGKIGLIPTFIIAIIIVVIQLILSNIWLKYYRFGPLEWVWRSLTYKKRMKIRH, via the coding sequence TTGATTAAAAAAAAGTTTACCCCTATGTCTATTAGCAAGCCTATTGAACCAAATAAAAGAATCGAAATTATAGATATTCTTCGTGGATTTGCACTACTCGGAATTATTTTTATGAATATGAGTTTTTTTAGCGGTTACATCTTTATGCCCTTTGAAGAGCTGAAACAGATATCTAACTTTGGGTTAGATAATAAATTATATAATTTATTAGAAATTACAGTCACAGGTAAATTTTACACTATATTTTCAATTTTATTTGCTGTTGGTTTTTATATACAATTCAACAAAAACAGAGATAGAACTGTTGATTTTTTAAAAACATATCGGAGAAGATTGTTCATTTTATTTATCATTGGGATTCTACATACTTTATTTTGGTATGGAGACATATTACTTACATATTCTATTTATGGTTTTATTCTTATTTTATTTCGTAATGTAAAACCAACAAAACTTCTTCGATGGTCACTCTTTTTTCTGTTTGCACCACTTTTATTAGATTTTGCTCTTTTACCATTTACTGAAGCCTTGCTGGCTCTTAACCCTGCAAACACAAATCAAACACCAATTGCTCGCACTTCCTATCCGGATATGTTGAATGTAGATGTTATTAATATTTTTAGAGAGGGTTCTGTTAGTGAAATATTCAAGTTAAATATTCATAATTTCATATGGAAGCAATTAAGCTACATACCATCTGGAGGCTATTTTAAATTCCTTGGTATTTTTCTTTTGGGTTACTATTTAGCATCAGTAGACTTCTTTAAAAAAACACCAAAATCTACAAAACTTATATTAACTATTTTAATTAGTGGTATAATAATTACTATTTCTTCAAAACTTTTAGGAGGCAATGCATATGAGGTGCCTACTCTTCAAAACATTCGTTATAAATTCTTATCAATGGTTGGTCAACTGCTGATGAGTATTTCTTATATCATGGTAATAATCAAAATTGCCCAGACTTCAATTGGTAAAAGAGTATTGAAATATTTGATGCCTTTGGGAAGAACAGCCTTGACTAATTATATTATACAAACAGTTTTAATGATTGTCATTTTTTACAATTTCGGATTTAGTCTGTTTGGGAAAATAGGGTTAATCCCAACGTTCATTATTGCTATAATAATTGTAGTGATACAATTAATTTTGAGTAATATTTGGTTGAAATACTATCGATTTGGACCCCTTGAATGGGTTTGGAGAAGCTTAACTTATAAAAAACGGATGAAAATTCGCCATTAA
- a CDS encoding toxin-antitoxin system YwqK family antitoxin — MKKIILFLAVVLFTTIANAQEYKEYYDNGNLKVIGNYDVNKKQTGVWKYYYENGQLGIVGHYKKGKETGELKEYYENGQIKEVGSYKDGYDTGEWKNYFKNGQLYSVEMYENGKKHGECRYYTKSGQLEFIFNYKDGRKHGKIREFHSNGQLLSVEYFEDDYGVNMNSWKYYDENGIEQN; from the coding sequence ATGAAAAAAATAATTTTATTTTTAGCAGTAGTATTATTTACTACGATTGCTAATGCCCAGGAATACAAAGAATATTATGACAATGGAAACCTTAAAGTTATTGGTAACTATGATGTTAATAAAAAACAAACAGGAGTATGGAAATACTACTATGAAAATGGGCAGTTAGGTATCGTTGGTCATTATAAAAAGGGAAAAGAAACAGGAGAGCTGAAAGAATATTACGAAAACGGTCAGATAAAGGAGGTTGGAAGTTATAAAGACGGTTATGATACAGGTGAATGGAAAAATTATTTTAAAAATGGTCAATTATATTCAGTTGAGATGTACGAAAATGGAAAGAAACATGGAGAGTGCAGATACTATACAAAAAGTGGTCAATTAGAATTTATTTTTAACTATAAAGATGGGCGTAAACATGGTAAAATTAGAGAATTTCATTCAAATGGGCAGTTGTTATCAGTCGAATACTTTGAAGATGACTATGGTGTAAACATGAATAGTTGGAAATATTATGACGAAAATGGAATTGAACAAAATTAA
- a CDS encoding serine hydrolase: protein MLKKILIIVGIIIAIIIIIGAIGINYFKPDANLVLNFIKENPNKTAIKLVRNDSLIAERNPNKLMPLASTVKIILAIEYALQSSQGKINPQEEVSIDELAKFYIPNTDGGAHPSWLKSVKNKINDNQITINEIAKGMIRYSSNANTEWLGNTLGLKNINNRIDSLGIENHTEFYNIVSALFVGKEKFPKSKGKELQSKLKNLSIEDYIETTNQIHKKLLTDSIYKKTIGDLGMNIQRIWSDNLPSSTVKDYFGIMKKINSKTYFDTDAQKYLDEVMEGLMENPANRKWLKHAGKKGGSTAFVLTEAFYATDKKGNTTELAYFFNDLGTIENTRLQGSMNDFELKILTDKKFRDKIKTELKN, encoded by the coding sequence ATGCTTAAGAAAATTTTGATAATTGTTGGAATAATAATAGCGATAATTATTATAATCGGTGCCATTGGGATAAACTACTTTAAGCCAGATGCAAATTTAGTTTTAAACTTCATAAAGGAAAATCCAAACAAGACAGCTATTAAATTAGTAAGAAATGATTCTTTAATTGCTGAGAGAAACCCGAATAAATTAATGCCTTTGGCAAGCACAGTAAAAATTATTTTGGCAATTGAATACGCATTGCAATCATCACAAGGAAAAATTAATCCGCAAGAAGAAGTTTCGATTGATGAACTCGCTAAATTTTATATCCCTAATACTGATGGTGGAGCGCATCCAAGTTGGCTGAAATCTGTGAAAAATAAAATCAATGATAACCAAATCACTATCAATGAAATTGCAAAAGGAATGATTCGTTATAGTTCAAATGCAAATACTGAGTGGTTAGGAAATACATTAGGCTTAAAAAATATAAACAATCGAATTGATAGCTTAGGAATTGAAAATCACACAGAGTTTTATAATATCGTTTCTGCATTATTTGTCGGAAAAGAAAAATTCCCAAAATCAAAAGGAAAAGAATTGCAGAGCAAATTAAAGAATTTGAGTATAGAAGATTATATAGAAACTACGAATCAAATTCATAAAAAACTTTTAACTGATTCTATATACAAAAAAACCATTGGAGATTTGGGAATGAATATACAACGAATTTGGTCTGACAATTTACCAAGCTCTACCGTCAAAGACTACTTTGGAATTATGAAAAAAATTAATTCTAAAACATATTTTGATACCGATGCTCAAAAATATTTAGACGAAGTTATGGAAGGACTTATGGAAAACCCTGCCAATAGAAAATGGCTTAAACACGCAGGAAAAAAAGGTGGTTCAACCGCTTTTGTCTTAACAGAAGCATTTTACGCAACAGACAAAAAAGGAAACACAACAGAGTTAGCTTACTTTTTCAATGATTTAGGCACTATAGAAAACACAAGATTACAAGGAAGTATGAATGATTTTGAACTAAAAATTTTAACTGATAAAAAGTTCAGAGATAAAATTAAAACGGAACTTAAAAATTAA
- a CDS encoding M23 family metallopeptidase, whose amino-acid sequence MKNYLLLTFLLITSLCKAEHKVKIYYEQIENGYNIYADNDEFCPVSVKVDFAVTNLNIKGGNNNVYTINAKSKKQLLTSLRVSKNGKAYKFSFKSWTNYGKHNNKEYDNDYIYNLPFKTSKQFKIYQGYNGTFSHQNENSLDFTMPVGTELTAVREGVVIKVIEKNNKNCGKEECKKYNNLIIIYHPDGTFAEYTHIKQNGSKVKVGDKVLKGQQIGYSGNVGWSTGPHLHLVVFNQNLENRETLKTKFKTDDGSTVEYLIEKEIYSRNY is encoded by the coding sequence ATGAAAAACTATTTATTATTAACATTCCTACTAATTACTTCATTATGTAAAGCTGAACATAAAGTCAAAATATACTATGAACAAATTGAAAATGGTTACAATATCTACGCTGATAATGATGAATTTTGCCCAGTAAGTGTAAAAGTTGATTTTGCAGTCACTAATTTAAATATAAAAGGAGGAAACAACAATGTTTATACTATCAATGCAAAGAGCAAAAAACAACTTCTTACGTCACTTCGAGTTTCTAAAAACGGGAAAGCATATAAATTTTCCTTTAAATCCTGGACGAATTATGGAAAGCATAATAATAAAGAATATGACAATGATTATATATATAACTTACCTTTTAAAACCTCAAAACAATTTAAAATTTATCAAGGTTACAATGGAACTTTTTCCCATCAAAATGAAAACTCTTTAGATTTCACAATGCCAGTTGGTACAGAATTAACTGCTGTTAGAGAAGGTGTTGTAATTAAGGTAATAGAAAAGAATAACAAAAATTGTGGAAAAGAAGAATGTAAAAAATATAATAATCTTATAATAATTTATCATCCTGACGGAACTTTTGCGGAATATACACATATCAAGCAAAATGGCTCTAAAGTAAAAGTTGGTGACAAAGTTTTAAAAGGACAACAAATTGGATATAGTGGAAATGTTGGATGGAGTACTGGACCACATTTACATCTGGTAGTATTTAATCAAAATTTAGAAAACAGAGAAACGTTGAAAACAAAATTCAAAACAGACGATGGTAGTACTGTAGAATACCTAATCGAAAAGGAAATATATTCAAGAAATTATTAA